Proteins encoded together in one Bos indicus isolate NIAB-ARS_2022 breed Sahiwal x Tharparkar chromosome 3, NIAB-ARS_B.indTharparkar_mat_pri_1.0, whole genome shotgun sequence window:
- the NR1I3 gene encoding nuclear receptor subfamily 1 group I member 3 isoform X2 encodes MASGEDEPRNCAVCGDRATGYHFHALTCEGCKGFFRRTVNKSTSLTCPFAGSCEVNKAQRRHCPACRLQKCLDAGMKKDMILSTEALALRRARQAQRRAQQGSMQLSKEQKELVRTLLGAHARHVGTMFDQFVQFGPPAHLFIHHQRLPALVPVLPLLMHFADVITFMVQQIIKFTKDLPLFRSLPMEDQISLLKGAAIEICHIALNTTFCLQTQNFLCGPLRYTIEDAAQAGFQEEFLEFLFGFHRTLRQLQLQEPEYVLMAAMALFSPDRPGITCREEIDQLQEEMALTLQNYIQGQQPRPRDRSFYSAEMQSGSSQALCNSIPEIDDIHHLTKPTSPD; translated from the exons ATGGCCAGTGGGGAAGACGAGCCGAGGAACTGCGCAGTGTGTGGGGACCGGGCTACAGGCTACCACTTCCATGCCCTGACTTGTGAGGGCTGCAAGGGTTTCTTCAG GCGAACAGTCAACAAAAGCACCAGTCTCACGTGCCCCTTCGCTGGAAGCTGTGAGGTCAACAAGGCCCAGAGGCGCCACTGCCCTGCCTGCAGGCTGCAGAAGTGCTTGGATGCTGGCATGAAGAAGGACA TGATCCTATCGACAGAAGCCCTGGCATTGCGGCGAGCAAGACAGGCCCAGCGACGGGCACAGCAAGGATCGATGCAGCTGAGTAAGGAGCAGAAAGAGCTAGTCCGGACACTCCTGGGGGCCCACGCTCGCCATGTGGGCACCATGTTTGACCAGTTTGTGCAGTTCGGG CCACCAGCTCATCTGTTCATCCATCACCAGCGCTTGCCCGCCCTGGTCCCAGTACTGCCCCTGCTCATGCATTTTGCAGATGTCATCACTTTCATGGTACAGCAAATCATCAAGTTCACCAAGGATCTGCCCCTCTTTCG GTCCCTGCCCATGGAGGACCAGATCTCCCTTCTCAAGGGAGCAGCTATAGAAATCTGTCATATTGCACTCAACACCACTTTCTGTCTCCAAACACAAAACTTCCTCTGTGGGCCTCTTCGCTACACCATAGAAGATGCAGCACAAG CGGGGTTCCAGGAAGAGTTTTTGGAGTTCCTCTTTGGCTTCCATAGGACACTGCGCCAACTACAGCTCCAGGAGCCTGAGTATGTGCTCATGGCTGCAATGGCCCTCTTCTCTCCTG ACCGGCCTGGAATAACCTGCAGGGAGGAGATCGATCAGTTGCAAGAGGAGATGGCGCTGACTCTGCAGAACTACATCCAAGGCCAGCAGCCACGACCCCGGGACCG ATCTTTTTATTCAGCAGAGATGCAAAGTGGTAGCTCACAGGCTCTGTGTAATAGCATTCCTGAGATTGATGACATCCATCACCTCACCAAGCCAACTTCTCCAGACTAA
- the NR1I3 gene encoding nuclear receptor subfamily 1 group I member 3 isoform X1 — translation MASGEDEPRNCAVCGDRATGYHFHALTCEGCKGFFRRTVNKSTSLTCPFAGSCEVNKAQRRHCPACRLQKCLDAGMKKDMILSTEALALRRARQAQRRAQQGSMQLSKEQKELVRTLLGAHARHVGTMFDQFVQFGPPAHLFIHHQRLPALVPVLPLLMHFADVITFMVQQIIKFTKDLPLFRSLPMEDQISLLKGAAIEICHIALNTTFCLQTQNFLCGPLRYTIEDAAQAGFQEEFLEFLFGFHRTLRQLQLQEPEYVLMAAMALFSPDRPGITCREEIDQLQEEMALTLQNYIQGQQPRPRDRFLYAKLLGLLADLRSIHDAFWYQIQNIQGLSTMMPLLQEICS, via the exons ATGGCCAGTGGGGAAGACGAGCCGAGGAACTGCGCAGTGTGTGGGGACCGGGCTACAGGCTACCACTTCCATGCCCTGACTTGTGAGGGCTGCAAGGGTTTCTTCAG GCGAACAGTCAACAAAAGCACCAGTCTCACGTGCCCCTTCGCTGGAAGCTGTGAGGTCAACAAGGCCCAGAGGCGCCACTGCCCTGCCTGCAGGCTGCAGAAGTGCTTGGATGCTGGCATGAAGAAGGACA TGATCCTATCGACAGAAGCCCTGGCATTGCGGCGAGCAAGACAGGCCCAGCGACGGGCACAGCAAGGATCGATGCAGCTGAGTAAGGAGCAGAAAGAGCTAGTCCGGACACTCCTGGGGGCCCACGCTCGCCATGTGGGCACCATGTTTGACCAGTTTGTGCAGTTCGGG CCACCAGCTCATCTGTTCATCCATCACCAGCGCTTGCCCGCCCTGGTCCCAGTACTGCCCCTGCTCATGCATTTTGCAGATGTCATCACTTTCATGGTACAGCAAATCATCAAGTTCACCAAGGATCTGCCCCTCTTTCG GTCCCTGCCCATGGAGGACCAGATCTCCCTTCTCAAGGGAGCAGCTATAGAAATCTGTCATATTGCACTCAACACCACTTTCTGTCTCCAAACACAAAACTTCCTCTGTGGGCCTCTTCGCTACACCATAGAAGATGCAGCACAAG CGGGGTTCCAGGAAGAGTTTTTGGAGTTCCTCTTTGGCTTCCATAGGACACTGCGCCAACTACAGCTCCAGGAGCCTGAGTATGTGCTCATGGCTGCAATGGCCCTCTTCTCTCCTG ACCGGCCTGGAATAACCTGCAGGGAGGAGATCGATCAGTTGCAAGAGGAGATGGCGCTGACTCTGCAGAACTACATCCAAGGCCAGCAGCCACGACCCCGGGACCG GTTTCTATATGCAAAGCTGCTGGGCCTGTTGGCTGATCTCCGAAGTATTCACGATGCATTTTGGTACCAAATCCAGAACATCCAGGGACTGTCCACCATGATGCCactgctccaggagatctgcaGCTGA
- the TOMM40L gene encoding mitochondrial import receptor subunit TOM40B isoform X1: MGNTLGLAPMGALPRRSPRREEPLPNPGSFDELHRLCKDVFPAQMEGVKLVVNKVLSSHFQVAHTVHMSALGLPGYHLHAAYAGDWQLSPTEGVLRTVKEILRLDWGREVPLCSVLLTVDTLQQVFPTVVGDMDSGGSLNAQVLLLLAERLRAKAVFQTQQAKFLTWQFDGEYRGDDYTATLTLGNPDLIGESVIVVAHFLQSLTHRLVLGGELVYHRRPGEEGAILTLAGKYSAVHWVATLNVGSGGAHASYYHRANEQVQVGVEFEANTRLQDTTFSFGYHLTLPQANMVFRGLVDSNWCVGAVLEKKMPPLPVTLALGAFLNHWRNRFHCGFSITVG, from the exons ATGGGGAACACACTGGGCCTGGCACCTATGGGGGCTTTGCCCCGCCGGAGCCCCCGTCGAGAGGAACCTCTCCCCAACCCTGGGAGCTTTGATGAGCTGCACCGGCTATGCAAAG atGTATTCCCAGCACAGATGGAGGGAGTGAAGCTCGTTGTCAACAAGGTTCTGAGCAGCCATTTCCAG GTGGCCCACACTGTGCACATGAGTGCTCTGGGTTTGCCAGGCTATCATCTTCATGCGGCCTATGCAGGGGACTGGCAACTTAGTCCCACTGAG GGGGTGCTGCGTACTGTTAAAGAAATCCTACGTTTGGACTGGGGCCGAGAGGTGCCCCTCTGCTCGGTGTTACTGACTGTGGACACTCTTCAACAGGTGTTCCCCACTGTGGTGGGAGATATGGACAGCGGTGGCAGCCTCAACGCCCAGGTCCTGCTCCTCTTGGCGGAGCGGCTCCGAGCCAAGGCTGTCTTTCAG ACGCAGCAGGCCAAGTTCCTGACCTGGCAGTTCGATGGCGAGTATCGGGGGGATGACTACACAGCCACTCTAACCCTAGGAAATCCGGACCTCATTGGGGAATCAG TGATCGTGGTCGCTCACTTCCTGCAGAGCCTCACTCATCGACTGGTGCTGGGAGGAGAGCTAGTTTATCACCGGCGGCCGGGCGAAGAGGGGGCCATCCTGACACTGGCTGGGAAGTACTCGG CTGTACACTGGGTAGCTACGTTGAATGTGGGATCAGGTGGGGCCCATGCAAGTTATTACCACAGGGCAAATGAACAG GTTCAGGTTGGAGTGGAGTTTGAAGCAAACACAAGGCTACAAGACACAACCTTCTCCTTTGGTTACCACCTGACTCTGCCCCAGGCCAACATGGTATTTAGAG GCTTGGTGGATAGTAACTGGTGTGTGGGTGCTGTGCTGGAGAAGAAGATGCCCCCCCTGCCTGTCACCCTCGCCCTCGGAGCCTTCCTTAATCACTGGCGCAACAGATTCCACTGTGGCTTTAGCATCACTGTGGGCTGA
- the TOMM40L gene encoding mitochondrial import receptor subunit TOM40B isoform X2 — MGNTLGLAPMGALPRRSPRREEPLPNPGSFDELHRLCKDVFPAQMEGVKLVVNKVLSSHFQVAHTVHMSALGLPGYHLHAAYAGDWQLSPTEVFPTVVGDMDSGGSLNAQVLLLLAERLRAKAVFQTQQAKFLTWQFDGEYRGDDYTATLTLGNPDLIGESVIVVAHFLQSLTHRLVLGGELVYHRRPGEEGAILTLAGKYSAVHWVATLNVGSGGAHASYYHRANEQVQVGVEFEANTRLQDTTFSFGYHLTLPQANMVFRGLVDSNWCVGAVLEKKMPPLPVTLALGAFLNHWRNRFHCGFSITVG, encoded by the exons ATGGGGAACACACTGGGCCTGGCACCTATGGGGGCTTTGCCCCGCCGGAGCCCCCGTCGAGAGGAACCTCTCCCCAACCCTGGGAGCTTTGATGAGCTGCACCGGCTATGCAAAG atGTATTCCCAGCACAGATGGAGGGAGTGAAGCTCGTTGTCAACAAGGTTCTGAGCAGCCATTTCCAG GTGGCCCACACTGTGCACATGAGTGCTCTGGGTTTGCCAGGCTATCATCTTCATGCGGCCTATGCAGGGGACTGGCAACTTAGTCCCACTGAG GTGTTCCCCACTGTGGTGGGAGATATGGACAGCGGTGGCAGCCTCAACGCCCAGGTCCTGCTCCTCTTGGCGGAGCGGCTCCGAGCCAAGGCTGTCTTTCAG ACGCAGCAGGCCAAGTTCCTGACCTGGCAGTTCGATGGCGAGTATCGGGGGGATGACTACACAGCCACTCTAACCCTAGGAAATCCGGACCTCATTGGGGAATCAG TGATCGTGGTCGCTCACTTCCTGCAGAGCCTCACTCATCGACTGGTGCTGGGAGGAGAGCTAGTTTATCACCGGCGGCCGGGCGAAGAGGGGGCCATCCTGACACTGGCTGGGAAGTACTCGG CTGTACACTGGGTAGCTACGTTGAATGTGGGATCAGGTGGGGCCCATGCAAGTTATTACCACAGGGCAAATGAACAG GTTCAGGTTGGAGTGGAGTTTGAAGCAAACACAAGGCTACAAGACACAACCTTCTCCTTTGGTTACCACCTGACTCTGCCCCAGGCCAACATGGTATTTAGAG GCTTGGTGGATAGTAACTGGTGTGTGGGTGCTGTGCTGGAGAAGAAGATGCCCCCCCTGCCTGTCACCCTCGCCCTCGGAGCCTTCCTTAATCACTGGCGCAACAGATTCCACTGTGGCTTTAGCATCACTGTGGGCTGA
- the TOMM40L gene encoding mitochondrial import receptor subunit TOM40B isoform X3, with protein sequence MSCTGYAKVAHTVHMSALGLPGYHLHAAYAGDWQLSPTEGVLRTVKEILRLDWGREVPLCSVLLTVDTLQQVFPTVVGDMDSGGSLNAQVLLLLAERLRAKAVFQTQQAKFLTWQFDGEYRGDDYTATLTLGNPDLIGESVIVVAHFLQSLTHRLVLGGELVYHRRPGEEGAILTLAGKYSAVHWVATLNVGSGGAHASYYHRANEQVQVGVEFEANTRLQDTTFSFGYHLTLPQANMVFRGLVDSNWCVGAVLEKKMPPLPVTLALGAFLNHWRNRFHCGFSITVG encoded by the exons ATGAGCTGCACCGGCTATGCAAAG GTGGCCCACACTGTGCACATGAGTGCTCTGGGTTTGCCAGGCTATCATCTTCATGCGGCCTATGCAGGGGACTGGCAACTTAGTCCCACTGAG GGGGTGCTGCGTACTGTTAAAGAAATCCTACGTTTGGACTGGGGCCGAGAGGTGCCCCTCTGCTCGGTGTTACTGACTGTGGACACTCTTCAACAGGTGTTCCCCACTGTGGTGGGAGATATGGACAGCGGTGGCAGCCTCAACGCCCAGGTCCTGCTCCTCTTGGCGGAGCGGCTCCGAGCCAAGGCTGTCTTTCAG ACGCAGCAGGCCAAGTTCCTGACCTGGCAGTTCGATGGCGAGTATCGGGGGGATGACTACACAGCCACTCTAACCCTAGGAAATCCGGACCTCATTGGGGAATCAG TGATCGTGGTCGCTCACTTCCTGCAGAGCCTCACTCATCGACTGGTGCTGGGAGGAGAGCTAGTTTATCACCGGCGGCCGGGCGAAGAGGGGGCCATCCTGACACTGGCTGGGAAGTACTCGG CTGTACACTGGGTAGCTACGTTGAATGTGGGATCAGGTGGGGCCCATGCAAGTTATTACCACAGGGCAAATGAACAG GTTCAGGTTGGAGTGGAGTTTGAAGCAAACACAAGGCTACAAGACACAACCTTCTCCTTTGGTTACCACCTGACTCTGCCCCAGGCCAACATGGTATTTAGAG GCTTGGTGGATAGTAACTGGTGTGTGGGTGCTGTGCTGGAGAAGAAGATGCCCCCCCTGCCTGTCACCCTCGCCCTCGGAGCCTTCCTTAATCACTGGCGCAACAGATTCCACTGTGGCTTTAGCATCACTGTGGGCTGA